The Setaria viridis chromosome 9, Setaria_viridis_v4.0, whole genome shotgun sequence sequence GCTAGGCGGAATCGCAAAAACAACGGGTGGATCATCGATGAATCAGAAGCTAGACGATGAAGTGAATAGTAAGAACATAGGGGAAATCCTCACTGGGGTTCTAATCGTGCGCAAAAAGATGATTCAAATCAACTAGCAAAACAAGCAGCATAAGGGGATCATCTACTAAGCGTGGAATCACAAAAACAACAGGTCAATCGAGCATAACGAATCAGGAGCTAGAAGATGAACTAAACAGTTAGAACATGGGTAAAATCTCATCGCTGGGGATCTAATCGTGCGCGAAAAACTGATTCAAATCAACTAGGCAACAGGCATCATACGGGGGATCATCTATTGCAAAAACAACGGATGAATCGAAGGGGATCGTCAAACCCTAGAGTTATTGCCTACCTGAAAGAAGCCGAAGAGGAAGCGCACGAACAGAAATGAATGAGCAGACACCAGATAACGTAAGCGGCAACCTCCCTGCTAAAAAACAGGCGCGGTTCccaaaaaatgcaaaataatatatatgacAAAGTGAGCCCATATGTCAACaagcaaacaaaacaaacaaaccaACACTGAGGATGGCAGATCGGACGGCAAAAGCAAAAATGCTCGAGCGCGGCAGAGATTGTTCGTTCTTTTTTTGCCAACCCTTAACCGTGTTCCGATTTTCCCACTCATTTCCCTGGTCTCCACGGCGCCATTAATCCAGTTGAAATATTGTTTATTGCTCTGAGCCAGTTGTGTATGTAAGTAGTCTTTTGACCAAACTGACGAATGTTCAGCTGATAACCTGGGAACAACGATATCCAATTGAGTGGACCTGGCAACTGACATAACACGGACGGAACCGTCGGTGAACACAAGAATCCGGCGAGCATCAGTGTGACGTTGAACACACGTTGACAACCACTGAACGACATGTCCCCACTGAGAAATGATAATTCTTCAGGCCAAACTTCTTTGGCTCCTTGCTTTGTTCTACAATACTGTACTACCTGGCTGCGTGGTGTATGAGTGTGACCACTTGAGAgctgagaagaaagaaaaggccCCAAAAGTTTTGTTCCCATGCGAACATTCGTACAGGCTGAAGAGCATCTAATGAATTATATAAGTATATAGCTCAATCAATCACTACTCACTAGTCAATTTGTTTTGGCCGTTTGCATTAGAACGAGCATGGATTGCCCGTGATGCAACAGGGTAGGGACAGCAACAGTTGCTTCGCAAGATTTTCTTGCAGATTAGCGAATTCAGCAGCAGCTCTGACTGAGTTTCTTGGATGCTGCGATGAGTGAATTCTGAACGTGACTCGGATTGGCAGCTCACCGGCCCTCGCCGCTGCTGAGCTGGGAGAAGACCTTGCTGTTGGCGGCGCCCACGTCGGTGACGCTGACGGCGGTCTCGTCGGGATCGCCCGTGGTCAGGAAGCTCGTGGACGACGGCACCCATCGCGGCACCACCACGTCCTCGGGGAACTGCGCTCCCGCGGCGCCGCTGTCCTCGAAGGCGTCCCGGCGCACGTGCGTctcctgcagctgcaggcaGTACTCGAGGTTCCAGAGCACGTCGCCCATGGACGGCCGCTCCTGCCCGTAGTCCGCCAGGCACCTCTCCGCCGTCTCGGCAAACTTGCGCAGCGAGTTCTCGTTCACCTGCCCGGCGATCCGCGGGTCGGCGATCTTGTCCAGCTGCCCGCGCCGCTGCCACGTCACGGCCCACTCCGCCAGGTTGATCTGCTCCCGCTCCAGCGCCTGGTCGATCACCGGCCGCGCGCACAGCACCTCGAACAGCACCACCCCGAAGGAGTAGACGTCGGAGCGGTCCGTCAGCTGCTGCGTCTTGAAGTACTCCGGGTCCAGGTACCCGAAGCTGCCCTTCACCGCCGTGCTCACGTGCGTCTCCCCGAACGACGGGCCAACGCGGGACAGCCCGAAGTCGGCCACCTTGGCGATGAAGCCGTCGCCGAGGAGGATGTTGGTGGACTTGACGTCGCGGTGGATGATGTTCTCGGAGTAGCCCGTGTGCAGGTAGTGcagcccccgcgccgcgccgatgCAGACCTCCAGCCGCTGCTTCCacgacagcggcggcgcgtcgccggAGCCGGGACCGTACAGGTGGCTCCGCAGCGTGCCCTGCTCCATGTACTCGTACACCAGGATCATCTCCGCCTGCTCGTTGCAGTAGCCGATCAGGGACACCAGGTGCCGGTGCCGGATGCGGGACAGCACCACGATCTCCGTCTGGAACTCGGGGAGACCCTGCTTGGAAGCCCGCGTCGCGCGCTTCACCGCCACGCGGGTGCCGTCCCGGAGCACGCCCCGGTACACGTTGCCGAACCCGCCCACGCCGATCAGGTTGCGCTCGTGGAAGTTGTCCGTGGCCGCCTTGAGCTCCTCCAGCGGGATGTGCAGCTGCGTGCCCATCCTCTGCATCGCGCCGGTCGTGCCCTCGCCGCCGGACCGGCTCGACGGCTCCACGGGCCACCCGGAGCTGTCCTGTGTGTAGGGCGACCAAGGCAGGGTGCTGCCATCCTTCTCCACCTCCGGCGCGGGCCGCGGCACATGGCGGCGTCTCCTCCTCCGCAGCAGGACGATCAGGCAGAGCGCGGCGCACGCGAGGACGGAGGCGCCGAGCACGGCCGAGAGCGTGACGATCAAGACGGTCCTCTTGGTGGTGCTCGAGCTCAAATTATCCGAAGGTCGCAGCTGCATGATCTCCAGCCCGTTCAGGAAGCCGCCTTCGGTGGAGCTGCTCTTGACCGACTTGCCGATGCTGACGGTGAGGTTCCCGGTGTTCGGCGCCGTGGCCGCGTAGTCCAGGTAAAAGGCCTGCTGGTTCGCCTGCGTCGCGATTGTCTTCGTCGGCATCAGGTCTTGGGTACCAATGTCTGGGCCGATGAAGACGTTGAACATGATGCCTTCGCCGACGACGCTGTTCAACGGCTCGTAGTCGCAGAAGTGGAGACGGACGAGGTAGTTGGACCTTGCTTCCGCCGGGAAGGTCCACGTGATGTTGAAAAGCGGCGGTTGCAGCGATGCCCTGCCCGCCGACGGGTTCGTCGCGCGCTGCGACTTGTAGACAATGTCCGGCGCCACCTCGCTGGTGTAGTCGATGAACGCGATCTTGGTGCTCGTCGTGTTCACCATCGAGAGCCCCGGGGGGCCGAAGAGGAAGGGGTCGTCGGGGTGCCATGTCCGCCACAGCGTGTCGTTCTCCTTGCTCACCTTGGGGCCGCCCACGTTGAGGCGGTACACCGTCTCCAGCGCTTGCTGCCGCCACGTGGCTACGTTCGCCGCGGCGCCCACCGGCGTCACCGGGCTCGTGCTGTTCCACAGCAGCTCCGCCGGAGCCGGGAACAGCTCGACGGCGTTCACGAACGCGGCCGAGCCGGGGTCCGGCGTGAACATGACGCGGAAgtcgccggggccgccggccgGGATGAAGAACTCCTTGACGACGCCGGCGCTCGGCGGCGTGAAGGAGGACAGCACGGTGTACGCGTCCCGAGTGTACGCGTCCCGAACAGAGACTGCGAAGCGCGCGGACGAGATGCTTACGCCGGATTGCGAGGCGGCGAAAGGGAAgaagtggaggcggaggacgaggaACGCGGCGGAGTCGTCGTGGATATCAAGATTGTAGGAGAAGGCCGAGgtcgaggcgcgcgcggcggcgtagAGCTGTGAGGAGGCGCTGTTGGCGTTGGCGTCCGTCAGCGCCTGGGCACGCGAGGAGGCCAAGAACTTGTCGTCCGGGGTGAAATTGCGCGCTGGGCTGTCGCGCGGGAAGGAgacgccggaggaggcgccgcAGGCGAGGAAGTAGgagaaggccggggagaaggcGGGGAGGGCGGTGGACGGGAGGGaggtggcgaggaggaggatgacgaggacaGCCattgaggtggtggtggtggtagtggagGCGTGCCGGCTGTGGGGGTGGCGGGCGACGAAGGGGAGGATAAGCAAGTGCGGCGAGGACGACCGAGTTGAGTGGTGTGTGGAGTCGGGCACGGGGAAGGTGGACTTGGATGGTGGGAGAAGGACACGGTGATGGTAGACAAGACACCGCGTGCTGGACTCGAGTGGAATGGACG is a genomic window containing:
- the LOC117840149 gene encoding probable receptor-like protein kinase At5g24010; the encoded protein is MAVLVILLLATSLPSTALPAFSPAFSYFLACGASSGVSFPRDSPARNFTPDDKFLASSRAQALTDANANSASSQLYAAARASTSAFSYNLDIHDDSAAFLVLRLHFFPFAASQSGVSISSARFAVSVRDAYTRDAYTVLSSFTPPSAGVVKEFFIPAGGPGDFRVMFTPDPGSAAFVNAVELFPAPAELLWNSTSPVTPVGAAANVATWRQQALETVYRLNVGGPKVSKENDTLWRTWHPDDPFLFGPPGLSMVNTTSTKIAFIDYTSEVAPDIVYKSQRATNPSAGRASLQPPLFNITWTFPAEARSNYLVRLHFCDYEPLNSVVGEGIMFNVFIGPDIGTQDLMPTKTIATQANQQAFYLDYAATAPNTGNLTVSIGKSVKSSSTEGGFLNGLEIMQLRPSDNLSSSTTKRTVLIVTLSAVLGASVLACAALCLIVLLRRRRRRHVPRPAPEVEKDGSTLPWSPYTQDSSGWPVEPSSRSGGEGTTGAMQRMGTQLHIPLEELKAATDNFHERNLIGVGGFGNVYRGVLRDGTRVAVKRATRASKQGLPEFQTEIVVLSRIRHRHLVSLIGYCNEQAEMILVYEYMEQGTLRSHLYGPGSGDAPPLSWKQRLEVCIGAARGLHYLHTGYSENIIHRDVKSTNILLGDGFIAKVADFGLSRVGPSFGETHVSTAVKGSFGYLDPEYFKTQQLTDRSDVYSFGVVLFEVLCARPVIDQALEREQINLAEWAVTWQRRGQLDKIADPRIAGQVNENSLRKFAETAERCLADYGQERPSMGDVLWNLEYCLQLQETHVRRDAFEDSGAAGAQFPEDVVVPRWVPSSTSFLTTGDPDETAVSVTDVGAANSKVFSQLSSGEGR